The following are encoded in a window of Planctomycetaceae bacterium genomic DNA:
- a CDS encoding DUF952 domain-containing protein, with product MYWDKLEMIYHIAKKSDWSACANKAPYKPADFDKDGFVHCSDDHQVERVANWMFKGQKDLVLLKIDPTKLNARTIYESPQGTDEKFPHIYGPINLDAVVSVLSLPCDSTGKFNFNSIV from the coding sequence TTGTATTGGGACAAACTTGAAATGATTTATCACATCGCAAAAAAATCGGACTGGTCGGCCTGTGCAAATAAAGCTCCGTACAAACCGGCTGATTTTGACAAAGATGGTTTTGTTCACTGCTCTGACGACCATCAGGTTGAAAGGGTTGCGAACTGGATGTTTAAAGGCCAAAAGGATTTGGTACTGCTGAAAATAGACCCGACAAAATTAAACGCTCGTACAATCTACGAAAGCCCGCAGGGAACAGACGAAAAGTTCCCGCACATCTATGGCCCAATTAATCTCGATGCAGTCGTAAGCGTTTTGTCATTGCCCTGCGATTCAACAGGCAAATTCAATTTCAATAGTATAGTGTAA
- a CDS encoding cob(I)yrinic acid a,c-diamide adenosyltransferase — MLSKGLVQIYTGTGKGKTTASFGLALRAAGWGNKVIIYQFLKPASLKLGERKAVAKSQLAIKIVPLKIEWNMKKSLDDGKTIEKTRQQIALLFEKIQTQAKNREYDIIILDEIVFCLTAKLVALDLIKDLIKSKAKQVELILTGQGATKELIKLADLVTEMKLIKHPFEKKINARKGIEF, encoded by the coding sequence ATGCTTTCAAAAGGATTAGTACAAATTTATACCGGCACCGGTAAAGGCAAGACAACTGCCTCGTTTGGCCTTGCGCTTCGAGCCGCGGGCTGGGGTAATAAGGTTATAATCTATCAATTCCTTAAACCGGCATCTCTGAAACTCGGCGAACGCAAAGCCGTTGCGAAAAGTCAACTGGCGATTAAGATTGTTCCATTAAAAATCGAATGGAATATGAAAAAATCCCTCGACGACGGCAAAACCATCGAGAAAACAAGGCAGCAAATCGCCCTGCTGTTCGAAAAAATTCAAACACAAGCGAAAAACAGAGAATATGATATAATTATCCTCGATGAAATTGTGTTCTGCCTGACAGCTAAACTTGTTGCTTTAGACTTAATAAAGGATTTGATTAAATCAAAGGCAAAGCAGGTGGAATTAATTCTAACCGGCCAAGGAGCAACAAAAGAATTGATAAAGTTGGCCGATTTGGTTACGGAGATGAAATTGATTAAACATCCATTTGAAAAAAAAATCAACGCCCGTAAAGGGATAGAGTTTTAA
- the ispD gene encoding 2-C-methyl-D-erythritol 4-phosphate cytidylyltransferase: MNIAVIICAAGSSKRFVEKQKHNLEAAKKKQFSDVAGRPAFLRSIEFFAGRDDVKQIIMTIPAEDEELFKITHGANISFHGVKLCLGGSERFESVAKALAMVKDDIDFVAVHDAVRCCLTEQWVNDVFAKAKETGTAMLASPVVATLKKVENEQILQTVDRSGLYEAQTPQVFRKDMLLKAYANLEKLDKSKISDDSQLVEAMGEKVSIVKTDFSNLKITTKADIAIAEAIIKSRTQDKPKGYVGPYGNEAQW, from the coding sequence ATGAACATAGCTGTCATAATTTGCGCTGCGGGAAGCAGCAAACGGTTTGTCGAAAAGCAGAAGCATAATCTCGAAGCGGCAAAGAAAAAGCAGTTTTCAGATGTTGCCGGCCGCCCTGCGTTTTTGCGCAGCATTGAATTTTTCGCCGGCCGCGACGATGTTAAGCAAATCATAATGACAATCCCTGCCGAAGATGAAGAACTTTTCAAAATCACACATGGCGCAAACATCAGCTTCCACGGCGTAAAACTCTGTCTTGGCGGCAGTGAGCGTTTCGAGTCCGTGGCAAAGGCACTTGCGATGGTGAAAGACGATATCGATTTTGTCGCCGTTCACGATGCTGTCAGGTGCTGCCTGACGGAACAATGGGTAAATGACGTTTTTGCAAAAGCCAAAGAGACCGGCACGGCAATGCTGGCCAGCCCTGTCGTTGCGACACTCAAGAAAGTTGAAAACGAACAGATACTCCAGACCGTTGACCGCAGCGGATTATATGAGGCACAAACTCCGCAGGTTTTCAGGAAGGATATGCTTTTAAAAGCGTACGCGAATCTTGAAAAACTTGATAAGTCTAAAATTAGCGATGATTCCCAGCTTGTCGAGGCTATGGGGGAAAAGGTTTCGATAGTTAAGACGGATTTTTCAAATCTCAAGATAACGACAAAAGCAGATATCGCGATAGCCGAGGCGATTATAAAATCCCGCACACAGGATAAACCCAAAGGCTATGTCGGCCCTTACGGCAACGAAGCACAGTGGTAA